In Nitrospirota bacterium, one DNA window encodes the following:
- a CDS encoding glycosyltransferase: MNHILLLTTLPFFASFVIQFIVIRNFHIRSFCIDHADTDKPQRFHDVPTPRAGGLGIVIAVIVGLSMFGKEGEYLALSALPAFVIGFYEDVTSNISPRLRLSIIMVGAVLAMVLMDSIVYDLGLLRMPLWMAIPFTIIAVAGLSNAINIIDGFNGLASGVSIIILLSFAAASYLYGDQLMLGVCTVLIVAIAGFFVWNFPRGRIFLGDGGAYFIGFILAEISILLVKRNPGISPWFPLVILAYPIFELFFSVYRKKFKRGLSAFKPDGVHFHMLIYRRIARSNPKTSVYIWVLVAIFNVMAFPFHSNTPVLLFIFFLFSVSYLYLYRRIVRFKNWGVGEKLVAPRV; the protein is encoded by the coding sequence ATGAACCATATCCTACTGCTAACTACCTTGCCATTTTTTGCATCCTTTGTAATCCAGTTTATAGTAATAAGGAATTTCCACATCCGGTCATTCTGTATTGACCATGCAGATACTGATAAGCCTCAGAGATTCCATGATGTGCCAACCCCGAGGGCTGGAGGGCTGGGAATAGTTATTGCTGTAATAGTCGGGTTGAGTATGTTTGGGAAAGAAGGGGAGTATCTTGCTCTGTCAGCACTGCCTGCATTTGTAATTGGGTTTTATGAGGATGTAACGTCAAACATCAGTCCGAGGTTGAGGCTCTCAATAATAATGGTGGGTGCCGTACTGGCTATGGTTCTGATGGATAGTATAGTTTATGATTTAGGGCTGCTGAGAATGCCGTTATGGATGGCAATTCCTTTTACCATAATTGCCGTTGCAGGGTTATCCAATGCCATTAATATAATAGACGGGTTTAACGGCCTTGCCTCCGGGGTATCGATTATTATCCTGTTATCGTTTGCTGCGGCATCTTATCTTTACGGAGATCAATTGATGTTGGGAGTATGCACTGTACTTATTGTTGCAATAGCAGGTTTTTTTGTATGGAATTTCCCCAGGGGCAGAATATTTCTTGGAGACGGCGGTGCCTATTTTATCGGCTTTATACTTGCCGAGATATCCATACTCCTTGTAAAGAGGAATCCCGGTATATCGCCCTGGTTTCCCCTGGTTATACTTGCCTATCCGATATTTGAGCTTTTTTTCTCGGTTTACAGGAAGAAATTCAAGCGGGGCCTTTCAGCATTCAAGCCCGACGGAGTGCACTTTCATATGCTTATTTACAGGCGAATAGCAAGGAGTAACCCGAAGACCTCCGTCTATATCTGGGTGTTGGTTGCAATATTTAATGTTATGGCCTTTCCATTTCATTCAAACACCCCTGTGTTACTCTTCATATTCTTTCTCTTTTCAGTTAGTTATCTTTATCTCTACAGAAGGATTGTGAGGTTTAAAAATTGGGGAGTTGGTGAAAAGTTGGTTGCTCCCAGGGTGTGA